The Bacteroidales bacterium genomic sequence AAAATAACAGAATACTGCCGGTAAATTAACTCCAGGGCTCCGTGTTCTCCGTGACGGAAAGCATCCCAGATCCGGCTCTCATTCTCATGGTTGAGATTTTGCGGCATAAAAAATTGAAAACCTTTCAACAAATGTAATCAGTTCCCTGTTATTCATATGAATATTTATACAATTATCTTCCTTCAGCTTCAGGATACAGCGTATCCACCCTGTCGCTCTGAAAAATTTCACCGGTAGTGACTTCAATAAATGACAAACGGCCGCCTTCCCATCCGGCTCCCGTATCGGTGAGAATGATTTCGCACGCTCTCATAGGTTTATCGGTTCCAAAATTCAGGGTAGGAGTATGGCCTACGTAAATTTCATGGTAATTACTTAAACGGGATCCGGGCTTTTCGGCTTCCAGTTGAAGAGCTTTCATCACCAAGCTGCGGTCCCACAGAAACACTTCAGGATCCTGTTCATCCAGGGGTATTCCCGGCAGTATCCCTGCATGGACAAAAAGACGGTCATTCCATTCATAATAGTATAGTGCTCTTTCTATAAATGCAATATCCTCCTCAGTGAATCCATTTTCAAAACTGGTTACGGTTGCCTTTCCCCCCTGCATCCACCAGCCGGGGGTGATTTCTCCTGTTTTCATCCAGTGTAAAGCCCATTCATCATGATTTCCTCTGAGCAGAACCAGACGGTTAATACCCGACAATGCTCTGATTACATGATGTGTTTCAGGCCATCCGTCGCAAATATCTCCCAGAGCAATCAGCTGATCTTCTTCAGGCTGGAAGCCACTGCGGAGAAGGCACTGTTCCAGAGCCCTATAAGCACCGTGGATGTCGCTGGTCACAAAAACTCTCATGGCCGGATAACAGTGAAAAGTATATCTACGGAACAGCTATTGTTCAGTTAGCAACACTATAAAACGCTTTTATTTCGCGATCAATACGGATTCAGTACTAACCTGCGAAATATGGCCAACTGAAGTTTTCGCTTCATTCCTGAAATCCTGCTACCTATTCAGGCCTGAAAATTTCGGCAATTTTTATCAAAAATCCTTGCTTTGAAAAAATTCCTGGCACAGCAAACAAATAAAAAAAGGACACAGCATATGTAATGCTCAGAATGCCGGCAAATAAAAACCGGCATAGTATTATCACAGGCTATGATTGTTCCGGTGAAAATTGCAATCCCGGGCAAAAATTTAGTTTTCCTGTTACTTTGCGTATTTTGCTATGATATCAACCGGCAATGCATTCACCATTGACATGACAGTAGTTTCTTCAGCCACGCCGGTAACATTCACGGTAAGAAGAGTCTGATCAATAGGTATTTGCACATTATACGACGGATTATCTCCGGATTCTTTTTGCAGAATTCCCTTATAGCCTGCTACCCTGATCCGTTTCTGATTGGGATCAGAAGCGCCCATGATTGCCGGGAGGGAGAGAAGAGCGTTAATACTTGCGAGCAAGGGGGAATCTCCAAGAATTTCAACACGGGCTGATTTTTCTTCCGTAGCATAAACACGGGTTATTGAGAGTCCTGTAAACCCAACGGCACCTGAAATATTATCCTGCTTCATATCAGCGGGTAATCCGCCAAGATTTGCCGGCAGGGCTTTCAAAATTTCTTTTCCGATTTCCTGGTTAATGCTGGCGATTGCTTCCTGCAAAGCAAACCTTGTTTCTTCCAGTTGTCCGGATGTATAGGATTTTTCTGCTTCCTGCAATCGGGTGATGACATCCTGGGCCCTTAAAGGCAGAAATGCCATAAGGACAATCCATAACTGAATAAAAATCAATTGTTTCATACTGGTATGATTTTTTAGGGAAGAGTAAATTCACCGCAAATAGGAGCATTCCGGTGAAGCATCATTTTTCCCCAAGACCCTTTTTAATTTTTTCGATATCAAACTGTCCGGCCGCTGCCATAAATGCATTTTCGCTGCTGTAATTGATTCCCTGCACCGTAAACATGGATGATTGCCCGAACGGCACATTCAGTGTATATCCCGATGCATCGTCATAACTAAGCAAAGACTTGTAATTGTGAAACTGCACCACTTTTTTCCCTGGTTCATCGGTTGATACATAATCAGCATTCAGATACACATTCACTGATGACAGCAGAAGGGCATCATTGTTAACGAGAATACGCATTTCCTTTTCATCCGACCTATAGGTACGTTCCATGGCAAGCCCGACGAAACCGATTCCTGTGCTGGTAACTCGGTCCTGTGAAGGATCTACCTCCAAACCATCCACTTTCTGGGGAAGCGAAGCAAGAACCTGTTTCCCCATTTCCATTTCCACCCCCAGCAAGGCCTGCCGCGCCGCATACCGGGCATCCCCATAACTGCCCGATGCAAAGGAGGAACGGGCAGCAGTTAGATTTTTCTTTACATCAGGAGGTGTCGAAACCAGGCCTCCTCCCGAAGTATTCTGCATTCTGCCCTGCCGGGTTTCCGTTCCGGAAGAAGCAGCAGTACCCGTGGAAGTACCGGTGGTGGTACCCGAATTATCCTCCCCGAATACTTTGTTGACAACCTTGTCTTCCGCCTTATCCTTCAGTTTCTTTAAAAGATTCTGCGAATGAAGCGGGCTTTGGGCAAGCATACAAGACAAGAGGAAGAACAGTAAATACGTAAGGTATTTCATAGGAAGTTGCATTGAAAAAATAAAAGTACTTCAAAATAGATACAAATCCAAAGAACAAGTAGACATTGGTTTTAGAAAACTTTTCCGGAGATCCGTTCCCCATTCCTTATAAAGATAGCAACAGACATCGCACCATGGGAAGAATAACGGAAAATTATGGGTGCAACGATAAAAACCGAAGATTCTTGCGGTTCTCTGCCTCATAAATATTTTATAGGAAGAAAATTCAGAAAATCCATTTCAAAAGAGGATAGATGGTCGCCCAGACAGGGGCCTCAAGAAAATTGCGGTAACCCTGGCGGTACAATTCCATAATTCTGGAAGGCTGACGGAAAAAGGGCATGTACATCCGGTTGTGAGGCACGAGATTCGCCAGCGGATCCACAATCAGATCGACAAAAAAAATCAGAAGGAAGAAACCAAGATAAATATAAGGACCTGTAACAATCTGGTGTTGGGAAGTAATCCGGCTTAAAGCCCCGAGAACAACCATCCAGATTATTATTTTAATGAGCATGGTAGCATTCAGCAGGTACAGGGTTTTCGGACGGGTGCGTGTAATAAGATGAAGGAAGGTGCTCAATATGCCTCCCGTAAAAAGTCCAAGGATAAATTTCCAAAGAAGACATCCGACCGGAACAAAGAGAAGAAAAATTACCAGTGTGAGGAGTTTCATTGCGGATGCACCGAGATGAACCAGAAAGGCCTTATGGCTGCGGGGAATCTGTGCAGTGATATTTTTTCGTTTGTACTTTACTTCGTGCCAGAGGGCTCCTTTGCTGCGGAGATCAACATCCTGCACTTTCAGCAGGAAAATCTCAAACGGAATACCATTGGCTTTATATCCTTTACAGTAGAAGCATGGATCGCTGTTTGTCACCGGTTTGGATGAAAGGAACTGACGGATCACAGCTGGTTTAAAATACAATTCTCCCAGCCGGAACCAGGTTTTCCGGTTTGACCAGATGTACCAGAGAAGAAATGTACCGATAATCCAGAAATAGGCAAGATAAAAAAAAGCTGCTAATTCAACAGCAAAGGCCATAACGATGGGAAAGGCAATCAATGCAAGGGCAATCAACACTGCAGCTAAGTGAAAAAAATACCGGAGCAGGAGGGAAAGATCGTAGAGCCCGCTTTTCTGAAAAGCTTCATGTTCTTTCTGGAGTTTTTCAAAACGCATTTCCGACTGTCTTTTGGCTCTTTCGCGGGCTTCGCGGATAACCTCCTCCCAGGATGCCAGATCGGCGCGTTCTTCAGGGGTAGGAAAATGAAAGGAAGTAGCAGAAACGTTTTCCCTTTGCACATAACGAATAAGGATCTCATAGGCTTCACATATTTCAATAAAGCGCTGGTGAGCGTCGGGTGCCTTATTAACATCAGGATGCATCTGAAGCGCGAGCCGACGGTAAGCCTGTTTGATTTCGTCGGGGCCTGCATCTTCGGGAATACCGAGTATTTCGTAATAGCGACGATACATGAAGCAGAAGGGAAATTTGTACCCGAATCAAAGGTAGTTAATCTGCCGCATTTTGGTTCTATTTTGCTTTTGGCAGAGATGCCGGCAGGTTATGGTATTCGATCAGGTCGCATTTTACCGAACCGACAATCAGGTTCATTTTTACACGGACAGGAAGGCGCATGGCATCGTCGGAAAACCAGATGGTCATATCGTCTTCGGTTTTAAACATTCGTCCTACTTCTGTAACCGGTGCAAATCGAAGACATGGTATTTTTCCAAGGTCGGTCTTTATGGTTTCTTTTCCCTGATAGCGAAGGATAACCGGGAAGAGGTCCCCGCCGAAAAATGTCTGAATTTTAATAACATCTCCGTTTTTCAGGCCGGAAAGGTCGGACCGTCTGAAGTAATAAAGCACAGATACAATATCGTGCAGGTATTCCGGCACACTAATGGTGCCTTTCTTCAAGCTTTTCAGGGTGTTATTTTCACGGTAGAAATAGATTTCGTCATAGTCCCTGTAACGACCTTCCTGAATATTTCGTATTGCCTTGTAAGGAAGCCCGGTCACCGGATCAAAATAACTTTCATATACGTCTTTGATATGGTAAAGAACTTCGGCGAGACCGATGGTTTTTGCCTCAATGCGGGCATGATACACTTCTCCTCCGTTATAGGGAGTTTTTTCCAGTGTGGCTGTGGCAAGGCCTCCGTCGATGGGTCCATAGTAGAGAAGATAAACCAGTTTTTCTCCTGCTTTGTAAGCGTTGTTGGGCAATGAATTAATTGGTATCTGCGCCTTTGAAATCATGAATGCTGCCAGAAAAAGAAAAAGTATCAGTACGGGAAAGGGAGTTATATTTAAAGGCTTATTTCTCATTGATAACTGTATTCTCTTTCAGGATACCCAAAATATATGCCAAATCAAATTGACAGTTTCTTTTTTGGAATGGTTGCAACAAAATCTTTGAGGTAGAAGGGTTCGAAATAGGCAACATCCCGGAAATGCTGCTGACGGAATTCGAAGTCTGCCGGTTCTGCCAGATAAGCAGCCCTGGGCCGGAAATCAGTCCGGAAAAAAGCATTGGGATGGCGGATCAGTTTTGAGGCTTTTTCGGCCCCTGATCCGAAAAAAAGGATTGGCTCTCTGCTGAGGTAATCGGAAAAGGAATCTTCTCTCAGCACAAGGGCAGTGGTTTCAAGAATGAATTCCAGGTTTTCATTCAGCAAAGCTGTATAAACTTCCATGCGCCTGGCATCAGTCATAGGGCAGAAAAGAAAAGGTTTGCCGGAGTGAAGGGAAAAGATGTTGCTGTTAAGCTCCTTCCTCATACCATAGCTCATGGCAAGGAGAGTATTGACAGCAAGAAGAGGCAGACCTGCACCGTAGCAAATACCTTTTGCCACTGACACTCCTATACGGAGGCCTGTGTAGGAACCAGGTCCCTGGCTTACGCAAATACCCTGGAGATCCCTGATGGTTAATGAAACCTCTGTCAACAGGTCCTGAATGAGCATTGTAAGCACAGCCGCATGCGATTTTTTTTCATAATCTTCCTTTACGGCAAGAACATTACCGTTTTCAGCTATGGCTACGGAACAGACATCTCCGGTGGTTTCAATCAGCAACAATCTGGCCATGCGGTTGGTGGTGAAGGATTATTTTTCTTCCCTGAACAGGTCTTTCTTATCAACAATCTTAATGGGCGAGTTATACTTCAGCGTACGGAAAACAGCACTGAAGGGAGCTGCGATTACCTCTGTATTTTCTTCCAGTCCTGAAATAATTTCAATGTAATTGTTATCCTGGATTCCTGTTTTCACAGGGCGTATGTCAGCCTTCCCCTGATTGGGTACAAAAACAAATTCAATCAGTTCTCCTTTTTTCACAGAAGGAAGTTTGATACGGGAGGTATCTGACCCGATCTGGGATATCAGTACAGAATCGGTACGTGTAGTAACCGCCATGATGGGCACGGAGAGAACATTTTCGCGGGTTTCGGTCTGGATTTCGACGGTGGTTGACATTCCAGGCCGAAAGGGGGTACGCTGTCCTGGTTTAAGCAGGTGTTTGTAAGAGGATTCAAGAATCAGAATTTTGACA encodes the following:
- a CDS encoding serine/threonine protein phosphatase; the encoded protein is MRVFVTSDIHGAYRALEQCLLRSGFQPEEDQLIALGDICDGWPETHHVIRALSGINRLVLLRGNHDEWALHWMKTGEITPGWWMQGGKATVTSFENGFTEEDIAFIERALYYYEWNDRLFVHAGILPGIPLDEQDPEVFLWDRSLVMKALQLEAEKPGSRLSNYHEIYVGHTPTLNFGTDKPMRACEIILTDTGAGWEGGRLSFIEVTTGEIFQSDRVDTLYPEAEGR
- a CDS encoding J domain-containing protein, which produces MYRRYYEILGIPEDAGPDEIKQAYRRLALQMHPDVNKAPDAHQRFIEICEAYEILIRYVQRENVSATSFHFPTPEERADLASWEEVIREARERAKRQSEMRFEKLQKEHEAFQKSGLYDLSLLLRYFFHLAAVLIALALIAFPIVMAFAVELAAFFYLAYFWIIGTFLLWYIWSNRKTWFRLGELYFKPAVIRQFLSSKPVTNSDPCFYCKGYKANGIPFEIFLLKVQDVDLRSKGALWHEVKYKRKNITAQIPRSHKAFLVHLGASAMKLLTLVIFLLFVPVGCLLWKFILGLFTGGILSTFLHLITRTRPKTLYLLNATMLIKIIIWMVVLGALSRITSQHQIVTGPYIYLGFFLLIFFVDLIVDPLANLVPHNRMYMPFFRQPSRIMELYRQGYRNFLEAPVWATIYPLLKWIF
- a CDS encoding DUF3108 domain-containing protein — encoded protein: MRNKPLNITPFPVLILFLFLAAFMISKAQIPINSLPNNAYKAGEKLVYLLYYGPIDGGLATATLEKTPYNGGEVYHARIEAKTIGLAEVLYHIKDVYESYFDPVTGLPYKAIRNIQEGRYRDYDEIYFYRENNTLKSLKKGTISVPEYLHDIVSVLYYFRRSDLSGLKNGDVIKIQTFFGGDLFPVILRYQGKETIKTDLGKIPCLRFAPVTEVGRMFKTEDDMTIWFSDDAMRLPVRVKMNLIVGSVKCDLIEYHNLPASLPKAK
- the tsaB gene encoding tRNA (adenosine(37)-N6)-threonylcarbamoyltransferase complex dimerization subunit type 1 TsaB; the encoded protein is MARLLLIETTGDVCSVAIAENGNVLAVKEDYEKKSHAAVLTMLIQDLLTEVSLTIRDLQGICVSQGPGSYTGLRIGVSVAKGICYGAGLPLLAVNTLLAMSYGMRKELNSNIFSLHSGKPFLFCPMTDARRMEVYTALLNENLEFILETTALVLREDSFSDYLSREPILFFGSGAEKASKLIRHPNAFFRTDFRPRAAYLAEPADFEFRQQHFRDVAYFEPFYLKDFVATIPKKKLSI